The DNA segment CGACTCCTTAGAAGACAAAATCTTCAGATCACTGACAACAGAAACTGAAAATATTTTAAATTGGGCTGGATTACAACCCTATAAGTCTTTAAAACATAACAATGTGACTTTAAATTTGAAAAAATCAAAATTATATAATTATAAAGGGCTTAAACTATTTTTTGGGACTACTGCGCGACTAGAATCTAGGCTTCCTTCGATCAACATAATTGCCAAAGGCACAATAAATCTAAAATCTAATAGGCTTATTAAACCTATGGATCTCTATGGAAAGACGGTAGAAATATCTTCTTTAATATCTATATTATCAAGAAAAAGCCTAGCTACTTATAGCCAAAGCGTAGAAAGTAAATTTAAATCCATGAAAGTCGGAAATAAGATTGCTAGACATTCTCTTATTATAAAAACGAGAATGAACAGAGCTAAAGATATTGATGATTGGACTTTTGCACCTTTAATTAGATTGAGCGACATTGATGATTTTCAAGAAGTTCTAAATATCTGGGAAAATAGAACCGAGGTCTTCAATAGATCGGCATCGGTGATTATGCTAGCAATAAATAGGCCGGGCATGGTCTTGGATTCAAAGTATATTTCGATTGTTTCGGCACTAGAATCTTTATGTGGGGAAGGCGAGAAACAGTATTATATAGATAAAGCTAATTACAAAAACATTATGAAAAATTTACGTCAAATTTATAATACCGAAATCATGAATGAAACTTTATTGAAGGTTTTAGATGGCAGGCTGTCTAGCGCCAACGAAATCAGCTTACAAAGCAAAATAATTAAGGTCATCACAGATTCATATGAGATCATAAGAGAGCGAACTGACATGTCTCCAGAAGATTTAGCGAAGGCGCTCACTGACAACAGAAACTACATTGCACACAACGATTCAAGAAATAAGAAAATGATCGTAAAATCGTCTGAGACTTTATACTGGCTATGCGACTATGCTAGTATACTTTTATTATATAAATTTTACACAATGCTGAACATTGATAGTGAAAAAATTACACAGAATATCAAACAGAATATGAATAACTCCAACTTTAAAATTTATAGGGAAGACTTCGCTAAATTTAGAGAGCCAGAAACATTCAAAAAGGCAATTCTCTAAATTTAGGCCCGCATCCCCCCATTCCCATTCTGCTTGTTCATCCACGCCGGGGGCTTGGGCGCGAAGCGGCCCAGGATGGTCTGCTGATCGTAGGCCAGGTAGGCGTCGATCCATGGGAAGGTCTGGTTCAGCACCTTGATGGCGTCGGCGCTGCCCATGCCGTGATCGAGCTGGTAGACCACAAACTGCTCCGGCGTTTCCAGGCGCAGGTAGGTGGGCATGCTGCCCGCGTGTTCGTCCAGCACGCTCTGAAACTCGCCCACAGCGTCCGGGCTGGCGGTTTCCAGATCGATGTTCACGTACATAACCTTCGGCACCTCGCCCAGTTGCTCGATGGTGACCAGTTCCTCGGCAATGGCGCGCAGGCCGCCGTCCTCGCTCTCCAACTCCACGATCACCAGCGCGGGCGTGTCGTTGACCAGCTTTTCCTGAATCCGGTCATAGGCGCGGCTAAAGGCCACCAGCTCGGTCTGCCCGGACTCGTCGGCCAGGATGAAGCGGGCCATCATGCCGCCGGATTTGGTGGGCTTGCGAACCACGTTTTCCACCATGCCCGCCAGCACGGCTTTAATACGCTTGCCGGGGGCGACATTCTGGGCGGTAAACCACGTATCCAGGTCAGAAATGCGGCAACTGGCCGCCTCGCGCAGTCCCTCGTGCTGCTCCAGCGGGTGGCCAGAGATGTACAGGCCCAGCGCGTCCTTCTCGATACTCAGGCGTTCCAGATCGGTCAGCGGGGTAAAGATGGTTCGCAGGGGGCGTTCCTTTTTCACTTCGTCTGCGCCAAACATCATGCTCATGCCACTTCGGGCTTTTTCATTGATCCCGGCAGCTCCGGCGGCGTCTTCCAGGGCGTCGTCCAGACTGTCCAGCAGTTGGCGGCGTTCCC comes from the Deinococcus sp. AJ005 genome and includes:
- a CDS encoding HEPN domain-containing protein; protein product: MERAHGKWIISGTESTPSGYIDFGEDKIEAYFFGVGVDGDELYIDNQSKYSNIDSAILISLEGKSYSCFNLSFLGNSFPIFAKSNDVLVRYSCQIVFSGDFAFDSLEDKIFRSLTTETENILNWAGLQPYKSLKHNNVTLNLKKSKLYNYKGLKLFFGTTARLESRLPSINIIAKGTINLKSNRLIKPMDLYGKTVEISSLISILSRKSLATYSQSVESKFKSMKVGNKIARHSLIIKTRMNRAKDIDDWTFAPLIRLSDIDDFQEVLNIWENRTEVFNRSASVIMLAINRPGMVLDSKYISIVSALESLCGEGEKQYYIDKANYKNIMKNLRQIYNTEIMNETLLKVLDGRLSSANEISLQSKIIKVITDSYEIIRERTDMSPEDLAKALTDNRNYIAHNDSRNKKMIVKSSETLYWLCDYASILLLYKFYTMLNIDSEKITQNIKQNMNNSNFKIYREDFAKFREPETFKKAIL